A window from Amblyomma americanum isolate KBUSLIRL-KWMA chromosome 7, ASM5285725v1, whole genome shotgun sequence encodes these proteins:
- the LOC144098969 gene encoding lysozyme c-1-like: MRIRLVLVLLALVCASGAKKYGRCELASILVRNGIPRNRIPDWICLATAESSLNSKAINKNKNGSTDYGIFQINNGYWCSPGRHNICKVSCSALRSDGIGPSIQCAKTIYKRHGFNAWYGWKNKCKGKNLSSYVRGCRY; encoded by the exons ATGAGGATCCGCTTGGTGCTCGTGCTGCTTGCCTTGGTCTGCGCCTCCGGGGCAAAGAAATACGGCCGATGCGAGCTGGCTTCCATATTAGTGCGCAATGGCATCCCCAGGAACCGGATCCCAGACT GGATCTGCCTGGCAACTGCCGAGAGCAGTCTGAACTCCAAGGCCATCAATAAGAATAAGAACGGCAGTACGGACTACGGCATCTTCCAG ATCAACAACGGCTACTGGTGCAGTCCGGGCCGGCACAACATCTGCAAGGTTTCCTGTTCAG CTCTGCGGTCAGATGGCATCGGTCCATCCATACAGTGCGCAAAGACGATCTACAAGAGGCACGGGTTCAACGCATG GTATGGCTGGAAGAACAAGTGCAAAGGAAAGAACCTCTCATCCTACGTCAGAGGATGCCGTTATTGA